Part of the Tolypothrix sp. PCC 7910 genome, CCAAAATTTGGAAAATTTCTGCTTCTGTAGCTCTTGGCTGTGGCAAGGTGGTACAAGCAGAAAGCAAGCAATCATTGAGATGGCTTTGCAACTGGTTCAAGCCGCCTTCCAGCCACAACTCGGCTCGAAGTTGCTGTATTGTGGTCAAAAGTGTTTGGGTTGTATCTATCTGTGAGTTCTGTTCTGGTAAGCTTGAATACTGCTGCATGGTCAACTAGACCGCTGAACAAGTGGAGCTTCGCACAAAAGTGCGAACAGGATTCTATGTATATTAGCGCACAATTCCTGCTTCTTTATAAAGCATAACCTATAGTGTCGAATGTGACGATGATCCCACCAATTTAATGTATGAAATCACTAACTAGTAATTTCTTAAGAGCTGCTTAACACTATGGATATACAACTTGCTCAATTAATTATTAATGGAATTGCCGTAGGGAGTATTATTGCTCTGGGTGCAGTCGGACTTACCCTTACCTATGGGATTTTACGGTTGTCTAATTTTGCCCACGGTGATTTTCTGACTTTGGGAGCTTATCTAACGCTGCTGGTAAATAGTGCTGGTGTAAATATCTGGCTGTCAATGGTACTGGCCGCAGCAGGAACAGTGGTAATGATGCTGATATCAGAAAAATTACTGTGGTCAAGAATGCGTAGTCTTCGTGCTACTTCCACGACGCTAATTATTATTTCCATTGGATTGGCCTTATTCCTCCGCAATGGCATTATCTTCATCTGGGGTGGTAAGAACCAAAACTATAATTTACCTGTTACCCCAGCTTTAGATCTATTCGGCTTAAAGGTACCACAAAATCAGTTGTTAGTGTTGGGGTTAGCAGTACTGGCGATTTTGGCACTGCATTACCTACTGCAAAATACAAAAATTGGCAAGGCAATGCGAGCAGTTGCTGACGATTTAGATTTAGCTAGAGTTTCGGGCATTAATGTAGAGCAAGTAATTCTCTGGACATGGCTAATAGCTGGCACACTCACGTCTTTGGGTGGCAGTATGTACGGGTTAATTACAGCAGTGCGGCCAAATATGGGGTGGTTTTTGATTCTGCCCTTATTTGCCTCTGTCATTTTGGGGGGAATTGGTAATCCTTATGGTGCGATCGCTGCTGCTTTTATCATTGGCATAGTGCAAGAAGTCAGCACCCCTTTGCTAGGTTCTCAGTATAAACAAGGAGTAGCGCTCTTAATGATGATTTTGGTGCTGCTCATTCGTCCCAAGGGTTTATTTAAAGGCACGATTTGAGCAGCACCAATCAGCTAATTACTCGATGATATGGAAGTAGTAAGCTGCAACTAAGAAGTTGATCGCTAATAATAATAATGCCCAACCAGTACGGAAAGGATAGGGGGGTTTAGCTCCACTATCTGCTACTGGTGAACTTTTGCTTTTAGCAGTCATTGGCTGTTCTCCTAAATTTCAGGACTGTTTAAGAAATACCAAACAGAGGTACCGATTAGCCAGTTTCTTTAAAAATATTTGTGTGAATGTTGGGGATTGGGGAACTCGGGGCCCCCTCTGGGGATAAGGGGTAATGGGGACTGGGGATTGGGTATTGGGTATTGGGTATTTATCCTCCTCATCTCCCTTATCTCCCTCATCCCCCTCAATCCTCCCCTGCATGATAGGAACTCCGAACCAGAGGCCCAGAACGGACGTGGCTAAATCCCATTTGCCATGCTATTGTACCCAGTTGATTAAATTCCTCTGGAGTCCAGTATTTTTGAACTGGCAGATGTTCTAGGGAAGGTCGCATATACTGACCAATAGTTAAGCGATCGCATCCAACTGCTCTTAAATCTTTCATCGCTTCCATGACTTCCTCAAAGGTTTCGCCATGTCCCAGCATTAAACCAGATTTGGTGGGGATAGAAGAGTCGATTTCTTTGACGAGTGCAAGTACATCCAGTGAGCGATCGTATTTTGCTCCCCGGCGCACTGGCCCAGTTAAGCGTCTTACTGTCTCAATATTGTGGTTAAAACAAGCAGGCTTTGCCTTGACAATCATCGCTATCCTTTGGCGTTGTCCTTCTTCCCCAGCACCGATACCGCCCCAAAAATCTGGTGTCAGCACTTCTATTTGAGTTTCTGGGTTCAACTGGCGGATAGTTTCCATCGTTTGGACAAAATGTCCTGCTCCCTGGTCTGTCAAGTCATCACGGGCGACAGAAGTCAGTACCACATAACGTAAACCCAAAAGCTGTACAGCTTCTGCCACCTTTTGCGGTTCCTCTAGGTCCAGGGGCATTGGTGCATGACCTTTATCTACTTGACAAAATGCACAAGAACGAGTGCAAGTAGGGCCCATTAGCAGAAAAGTAGCAGTTTTTTGGGCATAGCACTCCCCCCGGTTGGGGCAACGTCCTTCTTCGCAAATTGTATGAATTTGGCGCTGCTTAATAATGCGTTGTACGGTAGAGATTTCGCTAGCTTTGCCGATAGAACGACGTAACCAGCTGGGCATTGCCATTATTTCTGACTTGAGTTGGGCTTGTTGTGACGAAGTCATAGACATCCACGCGAGATCCAAAGGTACTGTGGAGCAAATTCTCTATGCTCTAGAGCAAGGTTAAAGCCTTAAATATTACCATGACATAAATTGACCGGAACACGGGCAGAGGTTCTAGAAAACACATCCTCGAAAATCACTTATACCGAAAATATACTCTCCCCCAATCAAGATAAATGTTGGATATAGTAAGAGCATTCTCAATGTCAATGGGCATAATAGCCATCTACACCTATAGTTTCTGTTAGAGTAATAAGTCGTGGCAAGTAACAAAATTCTAGTTATTGATGACACCACAGTTGTCAGGGTAAAAGTACGAGAGATGTTGCCGCCTGGCAATTTCGAGGTAGTAGAAGCAAAAGACGGCTTAGAAGGACTAAATTACATCCTCAAAGAAAAATTTAGTTTGATCATGTTAGATTTTCTCTTACCTAAAATGAGTGGTTGGGAAGTTTTCCAGCAAATTCAAGCCCAGCCGGAGTTAAGGAAGATCCCTCTAGTAATGATGTCTGGTCGTAAGGAAGAGGTAACTGAAAAAATTTCCGAACCCTTTGAATATTTTGAATTTCTTGGCAAGCCTTTTGACCAGAAGCAACTCATTGGTGCCATTAAGTCAGCAATGACAAAAGCTAAACAGGTACGCCCAGAACCGGCTCTAGTTGGAGCAGGCGTTGCTGTTAGTAATGGCGCAACTGCAACTTCTAGTCATAGTTTTGCCACAGCTCCAGCGGCTGTAAATAGCAATGCTACAGTTCCACCTCCAAGCGTTGCAACCGCATCTTCTGGAGAAATTGAGCTTTTAAATGAAAAAATTGCCAAGATGCAAGCAGAAATAGAGAGCTTGAAGAAACAGCTAACTCAAGTTGTGACCTTCATTAAGCAGAAAGTCAAATAGTTGTCATCAAATGCGTATAACAATAACGCATGAAAGAAAGACTAAGAACTAGTACAATACGGCATAAATAAAGTAACCATTTCAACTAGCCAAAAGCCTTGATATAGAAACTTTTTGACTTTTGTCTTACGCGTAGCATTGTAGACGGGAATAAATAGGCTCTTAATTTGATCAAAGTAAGGCAGTTCCAAGAAATAAATTATTTTGTAGAGTGAGCCAAACAGTCCATCTATGGTATTGGCTCATTTTTACTTTTGCCTAGTTGTACTAGTATAACTATGCTGAAATTTATAGACGTGCAACGGTGTATGAAAGTAAGAAATATATGATGTAAATCTTTTATTGATTTATAATGCTAGCTTTATTTACGCCTCGGTTTACTAGTGTTATAGCTAATGAGATAGCTATTTAATAATATAAAAATACTTGCCAGTATTCAGATCTTTATCAGGAATCAAGGCAAGTTTTTTATATTTGCTATCGGCGAATTTCTAGCATTTTTATATCAGAGATTGGAAGCTTTACATGGTTTTGATAAGAAGCGCAAACATAAAATATTGCATTTTTTAGCAAAAGCTATATATTTCACATAATTTTCCCATTATTTTATGCTAATTCCAGCTTTGTCCTGGGAATAATATTCATAGATTAAAATTATGAGCATCAGCTTCCATGCTACTTGTATCAGATACACTATCTCCTATAATTGGCTATCGCATTACTGAACAACTCTATTCAGGTAAAAAAACCTTAGTTTATAGAGGTATTAGAGAAAAAGACCAGCAATCGGTCATCCTAAAACTGATGCGAAATGAATATCCTACCTTTGCAGAACTTAAGCAATTTCGTAATCAATATACTATTACCCAAAATCTAGAAATTCCGGGGATAATCAAACATTTCAGCTTAGAGAATTATGGCAATTGTTATGTCTTAGTTATGGAAGATTATGAAGCTATATCCCTCAAGGATTGGCAAAAAAATCAACGATACCAAGGTAATAATTTTGTCTCATTAAAAGAATTTTTTCAGATAGCGCTGGCAATTTGCTTTACTTTGGAACAGCTACATAACCATCGCATAATTCATAAAGATATTAAACCTGCAAATATTCTAATTCATCCTGCAAATAGTGAAATTAAGCTAATCGATTTTAGTCTTGCTACTTTATTACCAAAAGAAATTCAATTTATTACAAATCCTCACGTTTTAGAAGGAACTCTAGCTTATATTTCTCCTGAACAAACAGGACGCATGAACCGATGTATTGATTACCGTACAGATTTTTATTCTTTGGGTATTACCTTTTTTGAACTCCTTACTGGACAGTTACCCTTCAATACTACTGAACCAATGGAGTTAGTCTATGCTCACATTGCTAAAGAAGCACCAAAAGCTAGTCGCATTAATTCCAAAATTCCCTCAATTTTAGCTGATATTATCAGTAAGCTGATGGCGAAAAATGCCGAAGATAGATATCAAAGTATGTATGGACTAAGATATGACTTAGAAAATTGCCAGAAGCAATGGGAAGAAAAAGGAAATATTACAGCATTTCAATTTGGCTCTCGGGATATCTCAAATCATTTTGCCATTTCTGAAAAACTTTATGGTCGCCAGCAAGAAATTGAAACTTTACTCACTACTTTTGAAAGAGTAACAAGCGGTAAAACAGAAATGATTTTAGTTTCTGGTTCCTCTGGTGTTGGCAAAACTGCGGTAGTTAACGAACTACATAAACCCATTACGCGACAACGTAGTTACTTCATCAAAGGCAAATTTGACCATTTTCAACGTGATATTCCATTGTCAGGCTGGGTACAAGCTCTACGA contains:
- a CDS encoding branched-chain amino acid ABC transporter permease, translating into MDIQLAQLIINGIAVGSIIALGAVGLTLTYGILRLSNFAHGDFLTLGAYLTLLVNSAGVNIWLSMVLAAAGTVVMMLISEKLLWSRMRSLRATSTTLIIISIGLALFLRNGIIFIWGGKNQNYNLPVTPALDLFGLKVPQNQLLVLGLAVLAILALHYLLQNTKIGKAMRAVADDLDLARVSGINVEQVILWTWLIAGTLTSLGGSMYGLITAVRPNMGWFLILPLFASVILGGIGNPYGAIAAAFIIGIVQEVSTPLLGSQYKQGVALLMMILVLLIRPKGLFKGTI
- a CDS encoding photosystem I protein PsaX: MTAKSKSSPVADSGAKPPYPFRTGWALLLLAINFLVAAYYFHIIE
- the lipA gene encoding lipoyl synthase, which codes for MTSSQQAQLKSEIMAMPSWLRRSIGKASEISTVQRIIKQRQIHTICEEGRCPNRGECYAQKTATFLLMGPTCTRSCAFCQVDKGHAPMPLDLEEPQKVAEAVQLLGLRYVVLTSVARDDLTDQGAGHFVQTMETIRQLNPETQIEVLTPDFWGGIGAGEEGQRQRIAMIVKAKPACFNHNIETVRRLTGPVRRGAKYDRSLDVLALVKEIDSSIPTKSGLMLGHGETFEEVMEAMKDLRAVGCDRLTIGQYMRPSLEHLPVQKYWTPEEFNQLGTIAWQMGFSHVRSGPLVRSSYHAGED
- a CDS encoding response regulator, which translates into the protein MASNKILVIDDTTVVRVKVREMLPPGNFEVVEAKDGLEGLNYILKEKFSLIMLDFLLPKMSGWEVFQQIQAQPELRKIPLVMMSGRKEEVTEKISEPFEYFEFLGKPFDQKQLIGAIKSAMTKAKQVRPEPALVGAGVAVSNGATATSSHSFATAPAAVNSNATVPPPSVATASSGEIELLNEKIAKMQAEIESLKKQLTQVVTFIKQKVK